A stretch of Mytilus edulis chromosome 11, xbMytEdul2.2, whole genome shotgun sequence DNA encodes these proteins:
- the LOC139494753 gene encoding uncharacterized protein PF3D7_1120000-like isoform X1, protein MEASNLEVLRTWEDITMELETLRVKLKYKKKNKSNFFDKEINELEIQIASMSDREREAQMLLSKEVFSDASLKRIRHYCNIEKNRLESSLDEIKAVLKQHEIKNMDLEEKSETISSKIKTKSIIVSFSNIIKPGSDNKSVACVGCQWNFAEKKKEHLLSEITSWSSKMKQKEKKEEEIEKEIENLDEDYQKELKNVLTFRFILSKLNASMFNDDKTGSCPHNCKKEEPRDHSTIHINESERVKDREKQKEKKEEEIENLDEDYQKELKNVLTSSSILSKLNASMFNDDKTESCPHNYKKEEPRDHSTIHINESERVKDTEKYDGKKKLKVVKLKEENQIEVDRSLEDVPKKYDNVKTAQLSLTNSETVNESNEDPDLEDTISQAYNDNDPEVQLPQLLPDNEIITTKTNDNDTEHEFDKKEKFDNDYQIIIESMSQTDLSYDVEVWDSDERLKVVESKVFPDGFKLDTDIFYIKESTAGNFHGNEKKVVNDVLLKVLHPMENNSYYEYKGAVKFGNAWRLIDCICQDSCMVFEIKEVESFCVLSFVRQEKSTVLPTGSQFISEIDNRIQVTFPPYAVSKEEQLSFKIHPVNFKCILERTTEPTNDQVYAITPGISTRHIKFKEMFKVQLPLLFIPELCDTIKDYIYYIFKWNDDGSFELTDIQPVVNNGLVFFETNSFSGYSCVGTTTQQDSSSLESTVQEIYELKKWCQILFFVGKTSNNNVPIMLECVEKHRVAEVCEKRIKIGYHFVSDWISKDLHFTPYSTIISVEVKGRFKIPKESSIRLPRLSFIPVARDNFFHFLVEWRGSGVPYGILSFRVGRNVLYDIYHDPDRYKQAVNPMKKGRTPIVKETVVKGSSTKKKGEEENKGMQVNITPNFFTEKGLLALTKLISPETMLDVCINMDMLTATYDTIQQKYGVGTRGNIALLKTALDQQPHNKKVENFIAALIAAGQKSMAEKMKHLHTTGQDLHEISTCESVMKK, encoded by the exons tttAAAAAGGATACGGCATTATTGCAACATAGAGAAGAACCGTTTAGAAAGTTCGTTAGATGAAATCAAAGCAGTTTTGAAACAG catgaaattaaaaatatggaTTTGGAGGAGAAGAGTGAAACTATTTCgtcaaaaatcaaaacaaaatctatAATTGTGAGCTTCTCAAATATCATTAAACCTGGAAGTGATAATAAAAG TGTAGCATGTGTAGGATGTCAATGGAATTTTGCTGAAAAGAAGAAGGAGCATCTACTTTCAGAGATAACAAGTTGGAGTTCGAAAATGAAG caaaaagaaaaaaaggaggAGGAAATTGAAAAGGAAATTGAAAATCTAGACGAAGATTatcaaaaagaattaaaaaatgttCTTACATTTAGATTTATTCTTTCCAAATTGAATGCAAGCAT GTTTAACGACGACAAGACTGGAAGTTGTCCTCATAACTGCAAGAAAGAAGAGCCAAGAGACCATTCGACCATACATATAAACGAAAGTGAACGTGTTAAGGACAGAGAAAAg caaaaagaaaaaaaggaagagGAAATTGAAAATCTAGACGAAGATTatcaaaaagaattaaaaaatgttCTTACTTCTAGTTCTATTCTTTCCAAATTGAATGCAAGCAT GTTTAACGACGACAAGACTGAAAGTTGTCCTCATAACTACAAGAAAGAAGAGCCAAGAGACCATTCGACCATACATATAAACGAAAGTGAACGTGTTAAGGACACAGAAAAGTAcgatggtaaaaaaaaattgaaagtagttaaattaaaagaagaaaatcAGATTGAAGTGGACAGAAGTCTAGAAGATGTACCAAAGAAATATGATAATGTCAAAACAGCACAACTAAG TTTAACCAACAGCGAAACAGTGAATGAAAGCAATGAAGATCCAGATCTAGAAGATACAATTTCACAGGCATACAATGATAATGATCCAGAAGTCCAGCTACCGCAATTACTTCCCGATAACGAAATTATTActacaaaaacaaatgataatgaCACAGAACATGAATTCGACAAAAAAGAAAA atttgacaATGATTATCAGATAATCATTGAAAGCATGTCTCAAACGGATTTGTCTTATGACGTAGAAGTATGGGATTCAGATGAACGGTTGAAAGTGGTAGAGAGTAAAGTTTTCCCTGATGGTTTTAAGTTAGACACCGATATCTTCTACATAAAGGAATCTACAGCTGGAAATTTTCATGGCAATGAAAAGAAAGTCGTGAATGATGTGTTGCTGAAAGTATTGCACCCAATGGAAAATAATTCATATTACGAATACAAAGGAGCAGTTAAATTTGGAAACGCTTGGAGGCTTATCGACTGCATTTGTCAG GATAGTTGTATggtttttgaaattaaagaagttgaatctttttgtgttttatcCTTTGTACGTCAAGAGAAAAGTACCGTTTTACCAACCGGTAGCCAGTTCATTAGTGAAATAGACAACCGGATACAAGTCACATTTCCCCCTTATGCTGTCAGTAAAGAAGAACAGTTATCGTTCAAG atACACCCAGTAAACTTCAAGTGCATATTAGAAAGAACAACCGAACCAACAAATGACCAAGTCTATGCAATCACTCCTGGTATATCAACAAGGCATATAAAATTCAAGGAGATGTTCAAGGTTCAACTTCCTCTCCTCTTCATCCCCGAACTGTGTGATACAATTAAAGATTACATATACTATATCTTTAAGTGGAATGACGATGGATCGTTTGAATTAACTGATATACAGCCTGTGGTAAACAACGGTTTAGTTTTCTTTGAAACAAATTCGTTTAGTGG atatagtTGTGTAGGAACAACTACACAACAAGATTCCTCAAGCTTAGAATCTACTGTTCAAGAGATTTATGAGTTAAAGAAGTGgtgtcaaattttgttttttgttgggaAAACCTCAAATAACAATGTCCCAATCATGCTCGAATGTGTAGAAAAACACCGTGTTGCAGAGGTTTGCGAAAAAAGGATAAAAATTGGGTACCATTTTGTCTCAGATTGGATCAGCAAAGACCTTCACTTTACTCCCTACAGTACTATTATTTCAGTAGAAGTAAAAGGAAGGTTCAAAATACCAAAAGAGAGTAGCATAAGACTTCCAAGGCTGTCGTTTATCCCTGTTGCGAGGGACAACTTTTTCCATTTCTTAGTTGAATGGAGAGGAAGTGGAGTACCTTATGGCATATTATCCTTTCGTGTAGGCAGGAACGTTCTGTATGATATTTATCATGATCCTGACAGGTATAAACAAGCTGTCAATCCTATGAAAAAAGGTCGAACTCCAATAGTAAAAG AAACTGTTGTCAAAGGATCGTCTACCAAGAAGAAAGGAGAAGAAGAAAACAAAGGGATGCAAGTAAACATAACGCCAA attttttcaCAGAAAAGGGACTTTTGGCCCTAACAAAACTAATAAGTCCTGAAACAATGCTGGATGTCTGTATAAATATGGATATGTTAACAGCGACTTATGACACAATTCAACAGAAGTATGGGGTTGGTACAAGAGGAAATATAGCATTATTGAAAACTGCACTTGACCAGCAACCGCATAATAAAAAAGTAGAAAATTTTATTGCAGCCTTAATTGCAGCAGGTCAAAAATCCATGGCTGAAAAGATGAAACATTTGCATACAACAGGACAAGACCTTCATGAGATATCAACATGCGAAAGTGTAATGAAGAAATAA
- the LOC139494753 gene encoding uncharacterized protein PF3D7_1120000-like isoform X2 codes for MELETLRVKLKYKKKNKSNFFDKEINELEIQIASMSDREREAQMLLSKEVFSDASLKRIRHYCNIEKNRLESSLDEIKAVLKQHEIKNMDLEEKSETISSKIKTKSIIVSFSNIIKPGSDNKSVACVGCQWNFAEKKKEHLLSEITSWSSKMKQKEKKEEEIEKEIENLDEDYQKELKNVLTFRFILSKLNASMFNDDKTGSCPHNCKKEEPRDHSTIHINESERVKDREKQKEKKEEEIENLDEDYQKELKNVLTSSSILSKLNASMFNDDKTESCPHNYKKEEPRDHSTIHINESERVKDTEKYDGKKKLKVVKLKEENQIEVDRSLEDVPKKYDNVKTAQLSLTNSETVNESNEDPDLEDTISQAYNDNDPEVQLPQLLPDNEIITTKTNDNDTEHEFDKKEKFDNDYQIIIESMSQTDLSYDVEVWDSDERLKVVESKVFPDGFKLDTDIFYIKESTAGNFHGNEKKVVNDVLLKVLHPMENNSYYEYKGAVKFGNAWRLIDCICQDSCMVFEIKEVESFCVLSFVRQEKSTVLPTGSQFISEIDNRIQVTFPPYAVSKEEQLSFKIHPVNFKCILERTTEPTNDQVYAITPGISTRHIKFKEMFKVQLPLLFIPELCDTIKDYIYYIFKWNDDGSFELTDIQPVVNNGLVFFETNSFSGYSCVGTTTQQDSSSLESTVQEIYELKKWCQILFFVGKTSNNNVPIMLECVEKHRVAEVCEKRIKIGYHFVSDWISKDLHFTPYSTIISVEVKGRFKIPKESSIRLPRLSFIPVARDNFFHFLVEWRGSGVPYGILSFRVGRNVLYDIYHDPDRYKQAVNPMKKGRTPIVKETVVKGSSTKKKGEEENKGMQVNITPNFFTEKGLLALTKLISPETMLDVCINMDMLTATYDTIQQKYGVGTRGNIALLKTALDQQPHNKKVENFIAALIAAGQKSMAEKMKHLHTTGQDLHEISTCESVMKK; via the exons tttAAAAAGGATACGGCATTATTGCAACATAGAGAAGAACCGTTTAGAAAGTTCGTTAGATGAAATCAAAGCAGTTTTGAAACAG catgaaattaaaaatatggaTTTGGAGGAGAAGAGTGAAACTATTTCgtcaaaaatcaaaacaaaatctatAATTGTGAGCTTCTCAAATATCATTAAACCTGGAAGTGATAATAAAAG TGTAGCATGTGTAGGATGTCAATGGAATTTTGCTGAAAAGAAGAAGGAGCATCTACTTTCAGAGATAACAAGTTGGAGTTCGAAAATGAAG caaaaagaaaaaaaggaggAGGAAATTGAAAAGGAAATTGAAAATCTAGACGAAGATTatcaaaaagaattaaaaaatgttCTTACATTTAGATTTATTCTTTCCAAATTGAATGCAAGCAT GTTTAACGACGACAAGACTGGAAGTTGTCCTCATAACTGCAAGAAAGAAGAGCCAAGAGACCATTCGACCATACATATAAACGAAAGTGAACGTGTTAAGGACAGAGAAAAg caaaaagaaaaaaaggaagagGAAATTGAAAATCTAGACGAAGATTatcaaaaagaattaaaaaatgttCTTACTTCTAGTTCTATTCTTTCCAAATTGAATGCAAGCAT GTTTAACGACGACAAGACTGAAAGTTGTCCTCATAACTACAAGAAAGAAGAGCCAAGAGACCATTCGACCATACATATAAACGAAAGTGAACGTGTTAAGGACACAGAAAAGTAcgatggtaaaaaaaaattgaaagtagttaaattaaaagaagaaaatcAGATTGAAGTGGACAGAAGTCTAGAAGATGTACCAAAGAAATATGATAATGTCAAAACAGCACAACTAAG TTTAACCAACAGCGAAACAGTGAATGAAAGCAATGAAGATCCAGATCTAGAAGATACAATTTCACAGGCATACAATGATAATGATCCAGAAGTCCAGCTACCGCAATTACTTCCCGATAACGAAATTATTActacaaaaacaaatgataatgaCACAGAACATGAATTCGACAAAAAAGAAAA atttgacaATGATTATCAGATAATCATTGAAAGCATGTCTCAAACGGATTTGTCTTATGACGTAGAAGTATGGGATTCAGATGAACGGTTGAAAGTGGTAGAGAGTAAAGTTTTCCCTGATGGTTTTAAGTTAGACACCGATATCTTCTACATAAAGGAATCTACAGCTGGAAATTTTCATGGCAATGAAAAGAAAGTCGTGAATGATGTGTTGCTGAAAGTATTGCACCCAATGGAAAATAATTCATATTACGAATACAAAGGAGCAGTTAAATTTGGAAACGCTTGGAGGCTTATCGACTGCATTTGTCAG GATAGTTGTATggtttttgaaattaaagaagttgaatctttttgtgttttatcCTTTGTACGTCAAGAGAAAAGTACCGTTTTACCAACCGGTAGCCAGTTCATTAGTGAAATAGACAACCGGATACAAGTCACATTTCCCCCTTATGCTGTCAGTAAAGAAGAACAGTTATCGTTCAAG atACACCCAGTAAACTTCAAGTGCATATTAGAAAGAACAACCGAACCAACAAATGACCAAGTCTATGCAATCACTCCTGGTATATCAACAAGGCATATAAAATTCAAGGAGATGTTCAAGGTTCAACTTCCTCTCCTCTTCATCCCCGAACTGTGTGATACAATTAAAGATTACATATACTATATCTTTAAGTGGAATGACGATGGATCGTTTGAATTAACTGATATACAGCCTGTGGTAAACAACGGTTTAGTTTTCTTTGAAACAAATTCGTTTAGTGG atatagtTGTGTAGGAACAACTACACAACAAGATTCCTCAAGCTTAGAATCTACTGTTCAAGAGATTTATGAGTTAAAGAAGTGgtgtcaaattttgttttttgttgggaAAACCTCAAATAACAATGTCCCAATCATGCTCGAATGTGTAGAAAAACACCGTGTTGCAGAGGTTTGCGAAAAAAGGATAAAAATTGGGTACCATTTTGTCTCAGATTGGATCAGCAAAGACCTTCACTTTACTCCCTACAGTACTATTATTTCAGTAGAAGTAAAAGGAAGGTTCAAAATACCAAAAGAGAGTAGCATAAGACTTCCAAGGCTGTCGTTTATCCCTGTTGCGAGGGACAACTTTTTCCATTTCTTAGTTGAATGGAGAGGAAGTGGAGTACCTTATGGCATATTATCCTTTCGTGTAGGCAGGAACGTTCTGTATGATATTTATCATGATCCTGACAGGTATAAACAAGCTGTCAATCCTATGAAAAAAGGTCGAACTCCAATAGTAAAAG AAACTGTTGTCAAAGGATCGTCTACCAAGAAGAAAGGAGAAGAAGAAAACAAAGGGATGCAAGTAAACATAACGCCAA attttttcaCAGAAAAGGGACTTTTGGCCCTAACAAAACTAATAAGTCCTGAAACAATGCTGGATGTCTGTATAAATATGGATATGTTAACAGCGACTTATGACACAATTCAACAGAAGTATGGGGTTGGTACAAGAGGAAATATAGCATTATTGAAAACTGCACTTGACCAGCAACCGCATAATAAAAAAGTAGAAAATTTTATTGCAGCCTTAATTGCAGCAGGTCAAAAATCCATGGCTGAAAAGATGAAACATTTGCATACAACAGGACAAGACCTTCATGAGATATCAACATGCGAAAGTGTAATGAAGAAATAA